The following are encoded in a window of Arctopsyche grandis isolate Sample6627 chromosome 4, ASM5162203v2, whole genome shotgun sequence genomic DNA:
- the Mnr gene encoding membrane-bound Notch regulator isoform X1, whose translation MWSTISVCLLLAISANGFSKYGRTCKDIGCLNSEVCMMAEDPCSIARTSDCGLYPTCKKKTASDSESHNVPMAKPTTPKPIADIRPAAPPVSPPRYDDTPNYPPPAPPRGSSFGGSNGGGGGGGGYYGGSSGGGGGSHYGGSSGGGGSPYGGSPYGGSSSGGYGGSSGGGGSPGGGLSNILGSFGSAFGFGGNKDGNTNPISSILTNILSNFTKGGLPSFNPSFTRPGLIENRNSNPNPYGNPSNPYGNPSNPYGNPSNPYGQNNPGYQRPGSYNPSYSQPSNTQGQSNLQSGYYAKNYGQNQAGRSAATTRKPNSYGWTFGLISAVLMFSLKAVL comes from the exons ATGTGGTCAACTATATCCGTTTGCCTACTTTTAGCAATATCTGCAAATGGTTTTTCCA AATATGGAAGAACTTGTAAAGACATAGGATGTTTGAATAGTGAAGTATGTATGATGGCTGAGGATCCATGCTCGATAGCCAGAACCAGCGATTGCGGTCTGTATCCAACTTGCAAGAAGAAGACAGCCTCTGATTCAG AATCACACAATGTGCCAATGGCCAAACCAACGACACCAAAGCCAATAGCCGACATAAGACCAGCTGCACCGCCAGTATCTCCCCCAAGATATGACGATACTCCAAATTATCCTCCTCCAGCTCCACCAAGGGGATCATCTTTCGGTGGCAGtaatggtggtggtggtggtggtggtggttaTTACGGAGGATCATCAGGCGGAGGTGGAGGCTCTCACTATGGAGGCTCTTCCGGCGGTGGAGGCTCTCCATATGGAGGGTCTCCTTATGGAGGTTCTTCTAGCGGAGGATACGGAGGTTCATCCGGTGGTGGAGGCTCGCCCGGCGGTGGCCTTTCAAATATACTCGGCTCATTCGGAAGTGCATTCGGCTTTGGCGGCAATAAGGACGGAAACACTAATCCAATATCTTCCATTCTTACAAATATTTTGAGTAATTTCACCAAAGGTGGACTTCCATCGTTCAACCCATCCTTCACCAGGCCAGGCTTGATAGAAAACAGAAACTCGAATCCTAATCCATACGGAAACCCCTCCAATCCTTACGGCAACCCTTCCAATCCTTACGGCAACCCTTCCAACCCGTACGGTCAAAACAATCCAGGCTATCAAAGACCAGGAAGCTACAATCCGTCGTACAGTCAGCCGTCCAATACGCAAGGACAATCCAATTTGCAGAGCGGATACTACGCGAAGAACTATGGACAGAATCAAGCTGGTCGGAGTGCGGCCACAACCAGAAAACCCAACAGCTATGGATGGACATTCGG gTTGATCAGCGCAGTGCTAATGTTCTCCTTAAAAGCAGtgctataa
- the p24-1 gene encoding transmembrane emp24 domain-containing protein → MASVGEVSKTRLDKSSALLLAFALAFLSLFHSSECVELTFELPDNARECFYQEIQKNTSATLEFQVVTGGQYDVDVSLESPTKEIIYKQIKMQFDSHQFTAPITGIYTVCFSNEFSTFSHKLVYMDFQSGPEPALPGVGEHATVLTQLESSAQEIHRALNSILDYQTHHRLREAQGRKRAEDINERVHWWSIGETVAIVITTVGQVLILKNFFSDRPSSTSYGKM, encoded by the exons ATGGCGTCTGTTGGCGAAGTCTCGAAGACTCGTCTCGACAAGTCCAGCGCGCTTCTGCTGGCGTTTGCCCTCGCCTTCCTCTCACTCTTCCACTCGTCCGAATGCGTCGAGCTCACCTTCGAGCTGCCCGACAACGCGCGCGAGTGCTTCTACCAGGAGATCCAGAAGAACACGTCAGCCACTCTCGAGTTTCAG gTTGTAACTGGAGGCCAATACGATGTCGACGTATCTTTGGAATCTCCcactaaagaaattatatataaacaaattaaaatgcaATTCGATTCGCATCAATTTACAGCGCCGATAACTG GAATTTACACAGTCTGCTTCAGCAATGAATTCAGTACGTTTTCGCATAAACTTGTTTATATGGATTTCCAATCTGGCCCTGAACCAGCGTTACCCGGTGTCGGAGAACACGCTACGGTCTTAACTCAG TTGGAATCGTCAGCGCAAGAAATCCACCGGGCGTTGAATAGTATATTGGATTATCAGACTCATCACAGACTGCGCGAGGCTCAGGGGCGTAAACGAGCCGAAGACATCAACGAAAGAGTTCACTGGTGGTCTATAGGTGAAACTGTAGCGATAGTTATTACAACAGTAGGTCAAGTTTTAATATTGAAGAATTTCTTCTCCGATCGACCATCATCAACGTCATATGGAAAAATGTAG
- the Vps8 gene encoding vacuolar protein sorting 8, with protein MEAPPPGGPPPVAPSDSDAASIDSFPPFELDEINDEEYGIPPANADTASISLDDVLFSEDWCEDVEIALSEGSNRNDLPTPSPTPPFNSTDVPSTAGSLLKYVFLQGVSQQIITALERIDAGVGCAVAAFGDKIGIGTSHGLVMAFTSQALRWCCQQNRDQAAVTSLDYNDDGTRLLAGFARGIVCMYESTEGTVLRRVEACGGGPWGVLRVCWVPVSTGVGSSAVVADTGGSVWLLRFTRTLGIRGTKVSCLFSGARGEVCALEPLNEGSESWSGVLAFATLSRVVVVWGVGGASGTRPRSGCQASLIGPSDCLPLLAWQPTVADPSDNSSKRLRSPIILCSARGLNIQFHQVRWGSTGPKMTPMKCPKTFTHKTTAVRWLGARRLAILDARETLHLWETGANAVVDVLDLSNSQLVYANAHFKGVATGGKVSEALARAGAGALGGSVTNDCVTGALLLLGRTGLTRITARTTLAAAHHHADMGRWVQALETILYRYKSLEGFPALQTCLTQRSKSLFSRLAENPVQLTDRATALTTIDVCVQMDLLEFLWSTLWDSAAVSKCEETLIVLACKRASEGLLPSISPGACQTLVNYMIIHDPQSLQKALLHIPLKCMDLHQVLSECRRLELWSAWVRVTAATAPDDPALPLRDLLPLLGPQCRKGSHSCPGDVLLLYTADCFAGRLFPTGSVSISERPHIGQEVLRCLLYDPVDELETTAVRLPHLRALLLHDTGSTLRMLEMSFSSGPFTGPLGKQKRLSMALALHNVLHISMEEDNQFTENEVAEIVSFTCSRLMTGSLPADITLINHLKRHFSKPSTSSKANKIMETSWLNLLSCGQNVTNHLPHNEMLELAQTTKRLKVERFLKEKVHDFEGVLETFLNDVDTEVEMFAYLEKHAAKEERMIAKQVISAGKRLAGQWPEHMSQFLLNHFPELIPTVLATLGNEESALKFTEVLYKQDALDADLATKHLNLLCVLKPESVLDFLNDPPSTLLPDAALHLIRKYEIHKAEPKCLEAAGDLSAALKIAIQLMLNAKEKKDREQLAGDAYALCTRVAKLSGPEEAESFWRQLIEGVSNLPEPPGPPLPALLLEGAAYHLPLPWLVGKLCSRGGNTGALRGALISLLGAAKDNAEAMSAAARLTGSELHKALATALRGKRVLPVFSTVCGYCHHPLHSHSMVRAYCCGHAFHVECDPESGQCGRCGMVASEIRTVRTPQSNAPVHTEPPQQFPLWIVAPPRPDLEGII; from the exons ATGGAGGCACCGCCCCCGGGGGGGCCCCCACCCGTCGCACCCTCAGATTCGGACGCCGCATCCATTGACAGCTTTCCACCATTTGAACTTGACGAG ATAAACGACGAAGAATATGGCATCCCACCTGCCAATGCCGACACCGCTTCGATTTCCTTAGACGATGTACTATTCAGCGAAGACTGGTGTGAAGATGTTGAAATTGCTCTGTCTGAAGGCAGTAATAGAAACGACCTGCCAACACCGTCTCCAACTCCACCGTTCAACTCGACAGATGTGCCATCAACGGCTGGATCcttgttgaaatatgtatttttgcaaGGAGTGTCTCAGCAAATTATAACAGCTTTg GAAAGGATAGACGCTGGTGTCGGTTGTGCCGTAGCAGCCTTCGGTGATAAAATAGGTATCGGAACATCTCATGGACTTGTCATGGCCTTCACATCGCAAGCTCTCCGATGGTGCTGTCAGCAAAATAGAGATCAAGCGGCAGTCACATCTTTAGATTATAATGACGATGGAACAAGATTGTTAGCAG GATTCGCTCGcggtattgtatgtatgtacgaatctACAGAAGGAACGGTGTTGAGACGTGTTGAAGCTTGTGGCGGAGGACCTTGGGGTGTTTTGAGAGTTTGTTGGGTGCCGGTTTCTACTGGAGTAGGATCTTCAGCTGTTGTAGCCGATACGGGAGGGTCTGTTTGGCTATTGCGATTTACACGAACCCTTGGAATCAGGGGTACTAAAGTGTCATGTTTGTTCTCCGGAGCTAGGGGAGAG gTTTGCGCTTTGGAGCCATTGAATGAAGGATCTGAAAGTTGGAGTGGAGTATTGGCGTTTGCAACGTTGTCTCGAGTTGTAGTCGTGTGGGGTGTGGGTGGTGCAAGCGGTACTAGGCCACGTTCTGGCTGCCAAGCTTCTTTGATTGGACCGTCTGATTGTTTGCCGTTGTTGGCTTGGCAGCCTACCGTCGCTGACCCGTCTGATAATTCTTCGAAACGATTGCGAAGTCCTATTATTCTCTGTTCGGCCCGAGGGTTGAACATTCAATTTCATCAG GTACGATGGGGTAGTACGGGTCCAAAGATGACACCGATGAAATGCCCCAAGACTTTTACTCATAAAACAACTGCTGTGCGTTGGCTTGGGGCTCGCCGACTCGCTATATTAGACGCCAGAGAAACTCTTCATCTTTGGGAAACCGGTGCAAACGCCGTGGTTGACGTGTTGGACCTTTCAAACTCGCAACTCGTATATGCAAACGCACACTTTAAG GGCGTGGCTACTGGTGGTAAAGTGTCTGAAGCTTTGGCTCGTGCTGGTGCTGGAGCTTTAGGCGGTTCCGTTACCAATGACTGTGTCACTGGTGCGTTGCTGCTCTTAGGCAGGACTGGATTGACTAGAATTACCGCTAGAACTACCCTCGCTGCTGCTCATCATCATGCAGACATGGGAAGATGGGTGCAAGCTTTAGAAACTATTCTTTATCGTTATAAG TCTTTGGAAGGCTTTCCGGCATTACAAACTTGTCTGACACAACGATCTAAATCTCTATTTTCACGACTAGCCGAAAATCCAGTACAATTGACAGATCGCGCCACAGCCTTAACAACGATTGATGTTTGCGTTCAAATGGATTTGCT tgAATTTTTGTGGAGTACTTTGTGGGATTCTGCGGCAGTTTCGAAATGCGAAGAAACGCTCATAGTATTAGCGTGTAAAAGGGCATCCGAAGGGTTATTGCCATCTATCTCACCTGGCGCTTGTCAGACACTTGTAAACTACATGATCATTCATGATCCGCAAAGTCTTCAAAAAGCGCTTTTACACATTCCTTTAAAATGTATGGACCTTCATCAG GTACTGAGCGAATGTCGACGGCTGGAATTGTGGTCGGCTTGGGTAAGAGTGACGGCGGCTACGGCACCGGATGATCCCGCTTTACCGTTGAGAGATCTCCTTCCTCTGCTTGGGCCACAGTGCAGAAAAGGTAGCCATTCCTGCCCTGGAGACGTGCTGTTGTTATATACCGCTGATTGTTTCGCCGGTAGATTGTTTCCAACTGGTTCCGTATCGATATCAGAACGTCCTCATATCGGTCAAGAA GTGTTGAGGTGTTTGTTGTATGATCCAGTCGATGAATTAGAAACCACCGCTGTTAGATTGCCGCATTTACGTGCTCTCTTACTCCACGACACTGGTTCGACTCTTCGCATGCTCGAGATGTCGTTCTCCTCGGGTCCTTTCACGGGCCCGTTGGGAAAACAGAAACGTTTGTCAATGGCACTCGCTTTGCACAATGTTTTGCATATATCTATGGAAGAGGATAACCAATTTACG GAGAACGAAGTGGCTGAAATTGTATCGTTTACTTGTAGCCGTCTAATGACTGGTAGTCTACCTGCCGACATAACTTTAATAAATCATCTCAAGAGGCATTTTTCTAAGCCGTCGACGTCTAGCAAAGCGAACAAAATAATGGAGACGTCTTGGCTGAACTTGTTGTCGTGTGGACAAAATGTGACGAATCATTTACCCCACAATGAAATGCTAGAATTAGCTCAGACCACCAAGCGTTTAAAAGTCGAACGGTTTCTAAAAGAGAAGGTGCACGATTTCGAAGGAGTCTTAGAAACGTTTTTGAACGACGTCGATACTGAAGTAGAAATGTTTGCGTATTTAGAAAAACACGCAGCTAAAGAAGAGAGAATGATTGCGAAGCAGGTTATAAGTGCTGGAAAGCGTTTAGCCGGACAGTGGCCAGAACACATGTCACAATTCCTGTTGAATCACTTTCCAGAGCTGATACCCACCGTGCTAGCGACTTTGGGCAACGAAGAGTCTGCTTTGAAATTCACGGAAGTGCTCTATAAACAGGACGCTTTGGATGCGGATCTCGCCACGAAGCATTTGAATTTACTTTGCGTACTGAAGCCAGAGTCTGTATTGGATTTTTTAAACGACCCACCGTCTACGCTGCTGCCTGATGCTGCATTGCACCTCATCCGGAAGTATGAGATACACAAAGCCGAACCAAAGTGTCTCGAAGCGGCCGGAGATTTGAGCGCTGCACTCAAGATTGCCATTCAATTGATGCTAAACGCCAAAGAGAAAAAAGATAGGGAACAGTTAGCTGGTGATGCTTATGCGCTCTGCACCAGGGTTGCAAAACTATCGGGGCCTGAAGAAGCCGAATCGTTTTGGCGGCAGCTTATAGAAGGCGTGTCAAATTTGCCGGAACCACCAGGTCCTCCGTTGCcggcgttgttgttggaaggtGCTGCTTATCATTTGCCGTTGCCATGGTTGGTCGGAAAGCTGTGTAGTCGTGGAGGTAATACGGGAGCTCTTCGCGGAGCTTTGATCAGTCTTTTGGGTGCTGCTAAAGATAATGCTGAAGCTATGAGTGCTGCCGCTCGTCTCACCGGGTCTGAATTGCACAAGGCTCTCGCGACAGCTTTGAGAGGGAAGCGGGTGCTACCTGTCTTCTCGACAGTCTGCGGTTATTGTCACCATCCACTTCATTCCCATTCGATGGTGCGTGCCTATTGTTGCGGTCATGCTTTCCACGTTGAATGTGACCCGGAGTCGGGTCAGTGCGGCCGTTGCGGAATGGTCGCTAGTGAAATTCGCACAGTTCGAACTCCTCAGAGCAATGCTCCGGTCCACACGGAGCCGCCTCAACAGTTTCCGCTGTGGATTGTTGCTCCACCGAGGCCCGATCTGGAAGGAATCATTTAA
- the Mnr gene encoding membrane-bound Notch regulator isoform X2: MWSTISVCLLLAISANGFSKYGRTCKDIGCLNSEVCMMAEDPCSIARTSDCGLYPTCKKKTASDSESHNVPMAKPTTPKPIADIRPAAPPVSPPRYDDTPNYPPPAPPRGSSFGGSNGGGGGGGGYYGGSSGGGGGSHYGGSSGGGGSPYGGSPYGGSSSGGYGGSSGGGGSPGGGLSNILGSFGSAFGFGGNKDGNTNPISSILTNILSNFTKGGLPSFNPSFTRPGLIENRNSNPNPYGNPSNPYGNPSNPYGNPSNPYGQNNPGYQRPGSYNPSYSQPSNTQGQSNLQSGYYAKNYGQNQAGRSAATTRKPNSYGWTFG; this comes from the exons ATGTGGTCAACTATATCCGTTTGCCTACTTTTAGCAATATCTGCAAATGGTTTTTCCA AATATGGAAGAACTTGTAAAGACATAGGATGTTTGAATAGTGAAGTATGTATGATGGCTGAGGATCCATGCTCGATAGCCAGAACCAGCGATTGCGGTCTGTATCCAACTTGCAAGAAGAAGACAGCCTCTGATTCAG AATCACACAATGTGCCAATGGCCAAACCAACGACACCAAAGCCAATAGCCGACATAAGACCAGCTGCACCGCCAGTATCTCCCCCAAGATATGACGATACTCCAAATTATCCTCCTCCAGCTCCACCAAGGGGATCATCTTTCGGTGGCAGtaatggtggtggtggtggtggtggtggttaTTACGGAGGATCATCAGGCGGAGGTGGAGGCTCTCACTATGGAGGCTCTTCCGGCGGTGGAGGCTCTCCATATGGAGGGTCTCCTTATGGAGGTTCTTCTAGCGGAGGATACGGAGGTTCATCCGGTGGTGGAGGCTCGCCCGGCGGTGGCCTTTCAAATATACTCGGCTCATTCGGAAGTGCATTCGGCTTTGGCGGCAATAAGGACGGAAACACTAATCCAATATCTTCCATTCTTACAAATATTTTGAGTAATTTCACCAAAGGTGGACTTCCATCGTTCAACCCATCCTTCACCAGGCCAGGCTTGATAGAAAACAGAAACTCGAATCCTAATCCATACGGAAACCCCTCCAATCCTTACGGCAACCCTTCCAATCCTTACGGCAACCCTTCCAACCCGTACGGTCAAAACAATCCAGGCTATCAAAGACCAGGAAGCTACAATCCGTCGTACAGTCAGCCGTCCAATACGCAAGGACAATCCAATTTGCAGAGCGGATACTACGCGAAGAACTATGGACAGAATCAAGCTGGTCGGAGTGCGGCCACAACCAGAAAACCCAACAGCTATGGATGGACATTCGGGTAA